The following proteins come from a genomic window of Dongia rigui:
- a CDS encoding alpha,alpha-trehalose-phosphate synthase (UDP-forming) — translation MARVVIVSNRVPVPTERGARAGGLAVGIADALKDGGLWFGWSGQISASARNPVRKIEADKITYATIDLNQEDYDRFYVGYANSTLWPLLHFRLGLIDFKREDLDGYFSVNRTFAAALALELEPDDIVWIHDYHLIPLGAELRRLGVRNRLGFFLHIPFVPASLFSALPQGEKLLRAFLAYDVVGLQTEEHRRDFLDAVKQVLGTEPGADGAFVTADGTSRAIANPIGIDARGFAAMATKAERSTETKRLLSSLVGRDLVIGVDRLDYSKGLPNRFAAFGKLLHDHPEHRQKVSYLQVAAKSREDVSEYQALRRELDRKAGNINGRYAEFDWVPLRYMTRPMSRATLAGFYRAAKVALVTPLRDGMNLVAKEFIAAQDLNDPGVLILSRFAGAAEDLSEALIVNPYDPGEITDAMHQALTMPLEERRDRMDRLRARVFTITAESYCRNFLAALAA, via the coding sequence ATGGCGCGCGTCGTAATCGTTTCCAACCGTGTACCGGTGCCGACGGAACGGGGCGCCCGCGCCGGCGGCCTTGCCGTGGGTATTGCCGATGCCTTGAAGGATGGCGGTTTGTGGTTCGGCTGGAGCGGGCAAATCTCGGCCAGTGCCCGCAATCCGGTGCGCAAGATCGAGGCCGACAAGATCACCTATGCGACGATCGACCTCAACCAGGAGGATTATGATCGCTTTTATGTCGGCTATGCCAATTCGACGCTGTGGCCGCTGCTGCATTTCCGCCTCGGGTTGATCGATTTCAAGCGCGAGGATCTCGACGGCTATTTTTCCGTCAACCGGACCTTCGCCGCGGCACTTGCCTTGGAACTGGAGCCCGACGACATCGTCTGGATCCATGACTATCACCTCATTCCGCTGGGTGCTGAGTTGCGGCGCCTGGGTGTCCGCAATCGCTTAGGTTTCTTCCTGCATATCCCGTTCGTGCCGGCCTCGCTCTTCAGCGCCCTGCCGCAAGGGGAAAAGCTGCTGCGCGCTTTTCTGGCTTATGACGTGGTGGGCTTGCAGACCGAGGAGCATCGGCGCGATTTCCTCGATGCGGTGAAGCAGGTGCTGGGCACGGAACCGGGTGCCGACGGTGCCTTCGTGACAGCGGACGGCACCAGCCGCGCCATTGCCAATCCGATCGGTATCGATGCGCGGGGTTTCGCGGCGATGGCGACAAAGGCCGAACGCTCGACCGAGACGAAGCGCCTGCTCTCCAGTCTCGTGGGACGGGATCTGGTCATCGGGGTCGACCGGCTCGATTACTCGAAGGGATTGCCCAATCGGTTCGCGGCATTTGGCAAGCTGCTGCACGATCACCCCGAGCACCGGCAGAAGGTCAGCTATCTGCAGGTGGCGGCAAAGAGCCGCGAGGATGTGTCGGAATACCAGGCCCTGCGGCGCGAGCTTGACCGCAAGGCCGGGAATATCAACGGTCGCTATGCCGAATTCGACTGGGTGCCGCTGCGCTATATGACGCGGCCGATGAGCCGGGCCACATTGGCGGGATTCTACCGCGCGGCCAAGGTGGCGTTGGTCACACCCTTGCGGGACGGCATGAATCTGGTCGCCAAGGAATTCATCGCGGCACAGGATCTGAATGACCCCGGCGTGCTGATCCTTTCACGTTTTGCTGGTGCTGCGGAGGATCTCAGTGAAGCGCTGATCGTGAACCCTTACGATCCGGGCGAGATCACCGATGCCATGCACCAGGCACTGACCATGCCGCTAGAGGAGCGGCGCGACCGTATGGACCGGTTGCGCGCACGCGTCTTCACCATCACGGCGGAAAGCTATTGCCGCAATTTCCTCGCGGCACTGGCGGCGTGA
- a CDS encoding PAS domain-containing protein: MSRSPRVDGQVVAREAAPAQVVPAHSYHNDILAFHAFWQRKCRGRVMPARQDFDPGEMVTFLPGIVLIDVVADARRFVYRLLGTREVAMRNADPTGKGVAEGFYAASAEAALASYEDVLTRRAPRFEQRRFLTPDNRIGHEQTVILPLSDDGQTINKIIAYTHHHLI, from the coding sequence ATGTCCAGATCGCCGCGTGTTGACGGCCAAGTCGTTGCCCGAGAAGCTGCTCCTGCGCAGGTCGTGCCGGCGCATTCCTATCACAATGACATTCTCGCCTTTCATGCCTTCTGGCAGAGAAAATGCCGCGGCCGCGTCATGCCGGCACGACAGGATTTTGATCCGGGCGAGATGGTCACCTTCCTGCCCGGCATCGTACTCATCGATGTCGTCGCCGATGCCCGCCGCTTCGTTTACCGGTTGCTCGGCACCCGCGAGGTGGCGATGCGCAATGCCGATCCGACCGGCAAGGGCGTTGCCGAAGGCTTTTACGCCGCCTCTGCCGAAGCGGCCCTGGCGTCTTACGAAGACGTCCTGACGCGCCGCGCCCCGCGCTTCGAGCAGCGTCGATTCCTCACCCCGGACAATCGCATCGGCCACGAGCAGACGGTGATCCTGCCGCTATCCGACGATGGCCAGACGATCAACAAGATCATCGCCTACACCCATCATCACCTGATCTAG
- the otsB gene encoding trehalose-phosphatase — MMLQRSHIAPPRPDILEKGAWALFLDLDGTLLDIAASPESVLVPKHLVEVLATLRNQLGGALAILSGRSLRTIDRLLHPLLISAAGEHGAVLRLPQGDVLEADASTMVPSHWRQMIHRAAEAWPGVLVEEKSHGLALHYRANPAFSVPVTALLEQFVESDPHFDILPALMARELRHRSINKGAALRRLMDNQTFRGRLPLFIGDDVTDEDAIAAAEQMGGIGLRVADAFAGEPARVRAWLSDLAAIDAPLAQQTARS, encoded by the coding sequence ATGATGTTGCAGAGAAGCCACATAGCGCCACCGCGCCCCGACATACTGGAAAAAGGCGCCTGGGCGCTGTTTCTTGATCTCGACGGAACGCTGCTCGATATCGCCGCATCACCGGAATCGGTTCTGGTTCCAAAGCATCTGGTCGAGGTACTGGCCACCTTGCGCAACCAGCTGGGGGGTGCCTTGGCGATTCTTTCCGGCCGGTCGCTGCGCACGATCGATCGCCTGCTGCATCCGCTGCTGATCAGCGCCGCCGGCGAACACGGTGCCGTGCTGCGGCTGCCACAAGGTGACGTCCTCGAAGCGGATGCAAGCACCATGGTGCCGAGCCATTGGCGGCAGATGATCCACCGCGCGGCGGAAGCCTGGCCGGGTGTGCTGGTGGAGGAGAAGTCGCATGGCCTTGCCTTGCATTACCGTGCCAATCCCGCTTTCAGCGTGCCGGTGACGGCCTTGCTGGAACAATTCGTCGAGAGCGATCCTCATTTTGACATTCTGCCGGCCTTGATGGCACGCGAGTTGCGCCACCGGTCGATCAACAAGGGTGCTGCCTTGCGGCGCTTGATGGACAACCAGACGTTTCGCGGGCGCTTGCCGCTGTTCATTGGTGACGACGTTACCGATGAAGACGCGATCGCAGCAGCTGAGCAGATGGGCGGCATCGGCCTGCGTGTGGCGGATGCCTTTGCCGGTGAACCGGCGCGGGTGCGCGCCTGGCTTTCGGATCTCGCTGCCATCGACGCGCCTCTTGCCCAACAGACGGCGAGGTCCTGA
- the msrA gene encoding peptide-methionine (S)-S-oxide reductase MsrA, with protein MFSFARKPLALPDADTALPGRAEAMPLHAPHVITGKKLTGPYPEGLAVADFGLGCFWGAERKFWQLPGVYVTAVGYQGGFTPNATYEETCSGLTGHTEAVRVVYDPAKISYAQLLKTFWESHNPTQGMRQGNDVGTQYRSAIYTHSTAQQDEAIASRDAYQAALLKAGARDPITTEIAAAPPFYFAEDYHQQYLAKNPGGYCGLGGTGVVCPIGTGVDA; from the coding sequence ATGTTCTCTTTTGCCCGCAAGCCCTTGGCCCTGCCCGATGCCGACACCGCCTTGCCCGGCCGCGCCGAGGCGATGCCGCTTCATGCGCCCCATGTCATCACCGGCAAGAAGCTGACCGGCCCCTATCCGGAAGGCCTTGCCGTCGCCGATTTCGGCCTGGGCTGTTTCTGGGGTGCCGAGCGAAAGTTCTGGCAACTGCCCGGCGTCTATGTGACGGCCGTGGGCTATCAGGGCGGCTTCACGCCCAATGCCACCTATGAGGAAACCTGCAGTGGCCTTACCGGCCATACCGAGGCCGTGCGCGTGGTCTATGACCCCGCGAAGATCAGCTATGCGCAACTTCTGAAGACGTTCTGGGAAAGCCATAACCCGACGCAAGGCATGCGCCAGGGGAACGATGTCGGCACGCAATACCGTTCGGCCATCTACACCCATTCAACGGCGCAGCAGGACGAAGCCATCGCCAGCCGCGACGCCTATCAGGCCGCCCTGCTGAAGGCCGGCGCCCGTGATCCCATCACCACCGAGATCGCGGCGGCCCCGCCCTTCTATTTTGCCGAAGACTACCACCAGCAATACCTTGCCAAGAATCCCGGCGGCTATTGCGGCCTTGGCGGCACGGGCGTCGTCTGCCCGATCGGCACGGGTGTCGACGCCTGA
- the gloB gene encoding hydroxyacylglutathione hydrolase, translated as MPQDATAAALDIVVFPMLSDNYGFLIHDPASGETAVVDPAEAAPTLAACAARGWQLSHILNTHHHGDHVGGNLDLKAKTGCKVIGPAYDRDRIPGIDVAVDEASGVDFGGRHARVFFVPGHTRGHIAYWFAADHALFCGDTLFSLGCGRLFEGTPAQMWSSLLKLRALPDETRVYCAHEYTQSNARFALAAEPENAALRAQAEKVASDRAAGRFTIPSTLGVEKACNPFLRADQPDLQRRFGGQGSADADVLGAIRAAKDHF; from the coding sequence CGACAATTACGGCTTTCTGATCCATGATCCGGCCAGTGGCGAGACGGCCGTGGTGGATCCGGCCGAGGCGGCACCAACCTTGGCGGCCTGCGCGGCGCGTGGCTGGCAGCTCAGCCATATTCTCAACACGCATCACCATGGCGACCATGTCGGCGGCAATCTGGACCTCAAGGCCAAGACCGGCTGCAAGGTGATCGGCCCCGCTTATGACCGCGACCGCATTCCCGGCATCGATGTGGCGGTCGATGAGGCCAGCGGTGTCGATTTCGGTGGCCGACATGCGCGCGTGTTCTTCGTCCCGGGTCACACGCGGGGTCACATCGCCTATTGGTTTGCTGCCGATCATGCGCTGTTTTGCGGCGACACGCTGTTCTCGCTGGGCTGCGGCCGCCTCTTTGAAGGTACCCCGGCGCAGATGTGGTCGTCCCTGCTGAAGCTGCGCGCCTTACCGGACGAGACGCGGGTCTATTGCGCCCATGAATACACGCAGTCCAACGCGCGCTTTGCCCTGGCGGCGGAGCCGGAGAACGCTGCCTTGAGAGCGCAGGCGGAGAAGGTTGCCAGCGACCGTGCGGCCGGCCGTTTCACCATTCCCTCGACGCTGGGTGTCGAGAAGGCCTGCAACCCGTTCCTGCGCGCCGACCAGCCTGATTTGCAGCGCCGCTTCGGTGGGCAGGGCAGTGCCGATGCCGACGTGCTGGGCGCAATCCGCGCCGCGAAGGACCACTTCTAG
- a CDS encoding glycoside hydrolase family 15 protein yields MPHLDLGVIGNGTVASLVDRAGRHQWFCYPRFDGDPLFNALVNGEAPVAGFADIVVVDGVASAQVYQRNTAILETRFTDSHGGSVRVIDFAPRFVRFGRIFCPPMLVRRIEPLTGRCRIKLRVRPTFDYGATTPKALIGSNHVRFVAGDNALRVTTDMPVSYLANEVEFLLDRPINLIIGSDETIPEAPQALVSDFLDQTTTYWRDWVRDLAVPFDYQEAVIRAAITLKLCTFEDTGAIVAALTTSVPEAAHSGRNWDYRYCWLRDSYFTVTALNRLGATRTMEIHVRFILNAVLSAGISPEVPLYPIVPGKDVSEHVAPALAGYRGMGPVRVGNAAVIQRQHDGYGSIILTAAQMFYDERLPNIGDLDLYRQLRPIGDLAAASALAPDAGLWEYRERTGIHTHSAAMCWAALHRLGLIAGRVGEMEDRDRWLHLAADLKETILMRATAATDGWLAGAFDSDICDAAVLTLPEIGLLRYDDPRFLRTMQVVEERLMHEGFLLRYNEPDDFGKPETAFLVCSWWFIDALVATGRREQAKAMFDRILSHRNHLGLLSEDLDGSNGVLWGNFPQTFSMVGMILSAMRLSRSWEEGLWRAS; encoded by the coding sequence ATGCCGCATCTCGATCTTGGTGTCATCGGCAATGGCACGGTGGCGAGCCTCGTTGACCGCGCGGGTCGGCATCAGTGGTTCTGCTACCCGCGTTTCGACGGCGATCCGCTGTTCAATGCGTTGGTGAATGGCGAGGCGCCGGTGGCCGGCTTTGCCGACATCGTCGTCGTCGACGGTGTCGCATCCGCGCAGGTCTATCAGCGCAACACGGCGATCCTGGAGACGCGCTTCACCGACAGTCATGGCGGGTCGGTACGAGTCATCGATTTTGCGCCACGCTTCGTGCGCTTTGGCCGCATTTTTTGCCCACCGATGCTGGTGCGGCGCATTGAGCCGCTGACCGGGCGCTGTCGAATAAAGCTGAGAGTACGGCCAACCTTCGATTATGGAGCCACCACGCCGAAAGCGCTGATCGGCAGCAACCATGTGCGCTTCGTTGCCGGTGACAACGCGCTACGCGTCACCACCGACATGCCGGTGAGCTATCTGGCCAATGAAGTGGAATTCCTGCTCGACCGGCCGATCAATCTCATCATCGGCAGCGACGAGACGATCCCGGAGGCGCCGCAGGCGCTGGTCAGCGATTTTCTGGATCAGACGACGACCTATTGGCGCGACTGGGTGCGCGACCTGGCCGTGCCGTTCGACTATCAGGAGGCGGTGATCCGGGCTGCCATCACCTTGAAGCTGTGTACCTTCGAGGACACCGGCGCCATCGTTGCGGCGCTGACGACCTCGGTCCCGGAAGCGGCGCATTCCGGGCGCAACTGGGATTATCGCTATTGCTGGCTGCGGGATTCCTATTTCACCGTGACGGCGCTCAACCGACTGGGTGCGACGCGGACCATGGAGATACATGTTCGCTTCATCCTCAACGCTGTGCTGAGTGCCGGCATTTCACCGGAAGTGCCGCTCTATCCGATCGTGCCGGGCAAGGATGTCTCGGAACATGTGGCGCCGGCACTGGCCGGCTATCGTGGCATGGGGCCGGTGCGTGTCGGGAATGCCGCCGTCATCCAGCGCCAGCATGACGGTTATGGCTCGATCATTCTCACCGCCGCGCAGATGTTCTATGACGAGCGCCTGCCCAATATCGGCGATCTCGACCTCTATCGGCAGTTGCGGCCGATCGGCGATCTGGCCGCGGCTTCCGCCCTGGCGCCGGATGCGGGCCTTTGGGAGTATCGCGAACGCACTGGCATTCACACACATTCGGCTGCCATGTGCTGGGCCGCGCTGCATCGGCTGGGGCTGATCGCCGGCCGGGTGGGCGAGATGGAGGATCGCGATCGCTGGCTGCACCTTGCCGCGGATCTCAAGGAGACGATCCTGATGCGGGCAACGGCAGCCACCGACGGATGGCTTGCCGGCGCCTTTGACAGTGACATCTGTGATGCGGCGGTCCTCACTTTGCCGGAGATCGGGCTGCTTCGATATGACGATCCGCGCTTCCTGCGCACCATGCAGGTCGTGGAGGAGCGCCTGATGCACGAAGGCTTTCTGCTGCGCTACAACGAGCCCGATGATTTCGGGAAACCGGAGACGGCGTTTCTGGTGTGCAGCTGGTGGTTCATCGACGCGCTTGTGGCGACCGGGCGGCGCGAGCAGGCCAAGGCGATGTTCGATCGCATCCTGTCGCACCGCAATCATCTTGGCTTGTTGTCGGAAGATCTCGACGGCAGCAACGGCGTGTTGTGGGGAAACTTCCCGCAGACCTTCTCCATGGTCGGCATGATCCTCTCCGCGATGCGCCTCAGCCGTTCCTGGGAGGAGGGCCTATGGCGCGCGTCGTAA